From one Lycium ferocissimum isolate CSIRO_LF1 chromosome 7, AGI_CSIRO_Lferr_CH_V1, whole genome shotgun sequence genomic stretch:
- the LOC132062431 gene encoding GRIP domain-containing protein C119.12-like yields MDLTSSVQSLNLSRKKIGEIVQDLARRKLKEEESLNHKAAAESNSSEKESDPDYLNQGRKKRSGWKDIFDKSKDENVQSKVLMINDNETSKSESTCALMARYDSDSEDEDAELMSLENALIDVFHSLVKEKSSLYEEINGLELEIDDMGASITDLKNQIAEVTRENSLLKNQKKQWINTPKEKEEACEAQPELEYEIQKFKVKFTSTLEKNRQLQEDLKEISISLNKSLNWSWSMNETAPTVMIECEGKKKIDVQDGKTPNNPVKKINAKSGSHPNTHNA; encoded by the exons ATGGATTTGACAAGCTCAGTACAAAGTTTGAACctctctagaaaaaaaattggcgAAATCGTGCAAGATCTAGCAAGGAGAAAgttgaaagaagaagagagtcTGAACCACAAGGCAGCTGCTGAAAGTAACTCAAGTGAGAAGGAGTCTGACCCTGACTATTTAAATCAAGGACGCAAGAAGAGA AGTGGCTGGAAGGATATCTTCGATAAATCTAAAGATGAGAATGTCCAAAGCAAAGTGCTCATGATAAATGACAATGAGACCTCTAAAAGTGAATCAACATGTGCACTCATGGCCAGATATGATTCGGACAGTGAAGATGAAGATGCTGAG TTGATGTCCTTGGAAAATGCTCTAATCGATGTCTTTCATAGtcttgttaaagaaaagagCTCTCTCTATGAGGAAATCAATGGGTTGGAACTTGAAATAGATGATATGGGCGCATCCATTACAGATCTTAAAAATCAAATTGCTGAAGTGACAAGAGAAAACTCTCTGTTAAAGAATCAAAAGAAGCAATGGATAAACactccaaaagaaaaggaagaagccTGTGAGGCTCAACCTGAATTGGAGTATGAGATTCAGAAATTCAAAGTGAAGTTCACTTCTACACTAGAAAAGAATAGACAACTACAGGAGGATCTAAAAGAGATTAGTATTTCTCTGAACAAATCTCTAAATTGGTCCTGGTCAATGAATGAGACTGCTCCTACAGTCATGATTGAGTGTGAaggcaagaaaaaaattgacGTTCAGGACGGTAAAACTCCTAACAATcctgttaaaaaaattaatgctaAGAGTGGAAGTCATCCGAATACACACAATGCTTAG